One stretch of Tepiditoga spiralis DNA includes these proteins:
- a CDS encoding hydrogenase, whose product MNKNFINIENTKKINLSEVPLSTFDDFYNEIEILMAKNAKVIQYFAFEMNNKVMLIIILRTEMLWIGLCEAPNEYESLTKKYEQFNEYEREIAEQFSIKPIGHPWFKSLRYHKNYVGKKDLFNNDYEKVIPGNYPFYKMEGEEVHQVAVGPIHAGVIEPGHFRFNCVGEKVYNLEIQHGYQHRGIEKQLENVKLKKIPTIIESISGDSTIVHSISYSEAIEEMMNIKINENEKLLRLISLELERIANHIGDLGALSGDIAFLTVSSYYGRIRGEFLNILLEISGNRFGRGLIRPGTENMISEQQKNNFIKKIKQLEKEIINVGDMFFSQAGVLSRLEDTGIVEKNIAEKINMVGIVGRASGINYDVRRFFPNESWKKIKLEEIIETSGDAMARAMIRYKETKESLKIVQNLLKKIKSIDSKVVIQNFKLPKETLILTLQEGWRGELSHCIITNKDGKIIRYKIKDPSFNNWKGLEIAVRNEGIYDFPLCNKSFNLSYSGFDL is encoded by the coding sequence ATGAATAAAAATTTTATAAATATAGAAAATACTAAAAAAATAAATTTATCTGAAGTGCCATTAAGTACTTTTGATGATTTTTATAATGAAATAGAGATATTAATGGCAAAAAATGCAAAAGTAATTCAATATTTTGCTTTTGAAATGAATAACAAAGTAATGTTAATCATTATTTTAAGAACAGAAATGCTTTGGATAGGACTTTGTGAAGCACCAAATGAATATGAATCACTAACAAAAAAATATGAACAATTTAATGAATATGAAAGAGAAATAGCAGAACAATTTTCAATAAAACCAATAGGTCACCCATGGTTTAAATCTTTAAGATACCATAAAAATTATGTTGGGAAAAAGGATTTATTTAATAATGATTATGAAAAAGTAATACCTGGAAATTATCCTTTTTATAAAATGGAAGGTGAAGAAGTTCATCAAGTTGCTGTTGGTCCAATCCATGCTGGTGTAATAGAACCGGGACACTTTAGATTTAATTGTGTTGGAGAAAAAGTATATAATTTAGAGATTCAACATGGATACCAACATAGAGGCATAGAAAAACAATTAGAGAATGTTAAATTAAAAAAAATACCAACTATTATAGAAAGTATAAGTGGAGATTCAACGATTGTTCACAGTATTTCATATTCAGAAGCTATTGAAGAAATGATGAATATAAAAATTAATGAAAATGAAAAATTATTAAGACTAATCTCTTTAGAATTAGAAAGAATTGCAAATCATATAGGTGATTTGGGAGCTTTAAGTGGAGATATAGCCTTTTTAACTGTTTCTTCTTATTATGGAAGAATTAGAGGAGAATTTTTGAATATACTATTAGAAATATCTGGAAATAGGTTTGGAAGAGGATTAATTAGGCCAGGAACTGAAAATATGATAAGTGAACAACAAAAAAATAATTTTATAAAAAAAATAAAACAATTAGAAAAGGAAATAATTAATGTTGGAGATATGTTTTTTTCTCAAGCTGGGGTATTGAGTAGATTAGAAGATACTGGAATTGTAGAAAAAAATATTGCAGAAAAAATAAATATGGTTGGTATAGTTGGAAGAGCATCTGGTATAAATTATGATGTAAGAAGATTTTTTCCAAATGAAAGTTGGAAGAAAATAAAGCTTGAAGAAATTATTGAAACTTCTGGTGATGCTATGGCTAGAGCGATGATAAGATATAAAGAAACAAAAGAATCATTAAAAATAGTACAAAATTTATTGAAAAAAATTAAAAGTATAGATTCAAAAGTTGTAATACAAAATTTTAAATTACCAAAAGAAACTTTGATTTTAACCTTGCAGGAAGGTTGGAGAGGAGAATTATCTCATTGTATAATAACAAATAAAGATGGGAAAATTATTAGGTATAAAATAAAAGATCCATCATTTAATAATTGGAAAGGTCTTGAAATTGCAGTAAGAAATGAAGGAATTTATGATTTTCCATTATGTAATAAAAGCTTTAATTTATCTTATTCTGGCTTTGACCTATAA
- a CDS encoding proton-conducting transporter membrane subunit, with protein sequence MIELIVIVPFIIGILIFFVKESKILLPITGIIHFTLTMLSWGGFLKPMFNKYVFLSSDGMIVLLITSFLFLIISFYTVFYLKEVKYENEKIFNAFMILFLASMSSVAISDNLILFWISVEATTITSAPLIFIHKSKTSIEAAWKYVIICSVGIALALLGTFLIAIARDEANLKIALSFTELYKNPSLLKMEWLKAGFVFILIGYGTKMGLAPMHTWLPDAHSEAASPASALLSGALLNTAFLGIFKITKVLKVTEAGTFAEMSLIILGLLSMLIAAVFILKQVDYKRMLAYSSVENMGIIAFGAGIGGIAAYGAIFHLIHHALIKSSLFLSAGNVLISYETKLIEKIGNMVKFLPKTFIAMFLGTVAILGFPPFGLFFSEFLIIVGSIKKGKYVAVSLFVFSLILIVAGFIKYMLKMYYDKTEYEPKIKENNWRVYPQYILLSTSFIITFFQFNQLLELINKAVEVFGGAL encoded by the coding sequence ATGATAGAATTAATAGTGATTGTACCTTTTATAATTGGAATATTGATCTTTTTTGTAAAAGAATCAAAAATTTTATTACCTATTACTGGAATAATACATTTTACATTGACAATGTTAAGTTGGGGTGGTTTCCTAAAACCAATGTTTAATAAATATGTTTTTTTATCTTCTGATGGAATGATAGTACTATTAATTACTTCGTTTTTATTTTTGATAATATCTTTTTACACTGTTTTTTATTTAAAAGAAGTAAAATATGAAAACGAAAAAATATTTAATGCATTTATGATACTCTTCTTAGCTTCGATGAGTTCAGTTGCAATATCAGATAATTTAATATTATTTTGGATATCTGTGGAAGCAACAACAATAACAAGTGCACCGCTTATATTTATTCATAAGTCAAAAACTTCAATAGAAGCAGCATGGAAGTATGTAATAATATGTTCTGTTGGTATAGCATTAGCTTTACTTGGAACATTTTTAATTGCAATTGCAAGAGATGAAGCAAATTTAAAAATTGCATTGAGCTTTACTGAATTATATAAAAATCCATCTCTTTTAAAAATGGAATGGTTAAAAGCGGGATTTGTTTTTATTTTAATAGGATATGGAACAAAGATGGGATTAGCACCAATGCACACCTGGCTTCCAGATGCACACAGTGAAGCAGCAAGTCCAGCTTCTGCACTTCTTTCAGGTGCATTATTAAATACAGCATTTTTAGGCATTTTTAAAATAACAAAAGTTTTAAAAGTAACTGAGGCAGGAACTTTTGCTGAAATGTCTTTAATTATTCTTGGATTATTATCTATGTTAATAGCTGCAGTATTTATATTAAAACAAGTTGATTATAAAAGAATGTTAGCATATTCAAGTGTTGAAAATATGGGGATTATAGCCTTTGGAGCAGGAATAGGTGGAATAGCTGCTTATGGAGCTATTTTTCATTTAATACATCATGCATTAATAAAATCTTCTTTGTTTTTATCTGCTGGAAATGTTTTAATTAGCTATGAAACAAAACTCATAGAAAAAATTGGAAATATGGTAAAATTTTTACCTAAAACATTCATTGCTATGTTTTTAGGAACGGTTGCCATTCTGGGATTTCCACCTTTTGGATTGTTTTTTAGTGAGTTTTTGATAATTGTGGGCTCAATAAAAAAAGGAAAATATGTGGCTGTTTCATTGTTTGTTTTTAGTCTTATATTAATTGTTGCAGGTTTTATAAAGTATATGTTAAAGATGTATTATGATAAAACTGAATATGAACCTAAAATAAAAGAAAATAATTGGAGAGTTTATCCTCAATATATTTTGCTTAGTACATCATTTATTATTACTTTTTTTCAATTTAATCAATTGTTAGAACTGATTAATAAGGCAGTTGAAGTTTTTGGCGGTGCATTATGA
- a CDS encoding hydrogenase, protein MSILNLLLMIILFSLIFSLNSSRLRILIYTIFLQGSLVSLVPIFIEEKITITTIVFAFIPFLVKGIIIPTMLIKVLDKVIMKKELEPIVGYHASIFISVLIIVFSFVIQNKISFPISNNLLGVTAIATILSGMFLLIARRKTITQVIGYLMLENGIYLIGSMLINKSSYIVEFGILLDILVGVMIMVVILQQINIKFETINTIKLKNLKE, encoded by the coding sequence ATGAGTATATTAAATCTTTTATTAATGATAATATTATTTTCTTTGATTTTTAGTTTGAATTCAAGTAGATTGAGAATTTTAATTTATACAATATTTTTACAAGGAAGTTTAGTATCTTTAGTACCAATATTTATAGAAGAAAAAATTACTATTACAACTATAGTTTTTGCTTTTATCCCCTTTTTAGTAAAAGGAATTATAATTCCAACAATGTTAATAAAAGTGTTGGATAAAGTTATAATGAAAAAAGAATTAGAACCTATTGTTGGTTATCATGCTTCTATTTTTATATCAGTATTGATCATTGTTTTTTCATTTGTTATTCAAAATAAAATATCATTTCCAATTTCAAATAATCTTTTGGGAGTTACTGCAATAGCTACTATTTTATCAGGTATGTTCTTGCTTATTGCAAGAAGAAAGACTATTACACAGGTTATAGGATACTTAATGCTTGAAAATGGAATATATTTAATTGGAAGTATGTTAATTAATAAAAGTAGTTATATAGTTGAATTTGGTATTTTATTGGATATTTTAGTTGGAGTTATGATTATGGTAGTTATTTTACAACAGATAAATATAAAATTTGAAACTATAAATACCATAAAATTAAAAAATTTAAAGGAGTAA
- a CDS encoding respiratory chain complex I subunit 1 family protein, translated as MKSIILFILTIFLSPLFSGIILKTKAFFSGKKGPSIFINYYTLKKLLFNKGSVYSSTTTFIFKIGPIISFTVALIALMFFPIAGFNSILSFNGDIVFIIYLMGLSRFFTIISAMDTGSSFEGMGGSREGYYSALAELTLFMSIISLVNMNGYSSFMNILNFNKNIWSDYGLSLILIIISLFMILLTENSRVPVDDPKTHLELTMIHEVMVLDHSGPDLGFIHFGANLKLMFYAAFIAKLLMFFSFNNFYLDTIIFYGIIFLIYVFIGVIESLIPRFKFEKVPKFILTSFSLSILANILVKGFLK; from the coding sequence ATGAAGTCAATAATTTTATTTATTTTAACAATATTTTTATCTCCTTTATTTTCAGGAATAATTTTAAAAACTAAAGCATTTTTTTCAGGAAAAAAAGGACCTTCAATTTTTATAAATTACTATACATTAAAAAAACTTCTTTTTAATAAAGGTTCTGTATATAGTAGTACAACAACTTTTATATTTAAAATTGGACCAATTATATCCTTTACTGTTGCATTAATAGCTTTGATGTTCTTTCCAATTGCAGGATTTAATTCAATACTTTCATTTAATGGAGATATTGTCTTTATAATTTATTTGATGGGATTGAGTAGATTTTTTACTATAATATCTGCAATGGATACTGGTTCTTCATTTGAAGGAATGGGAGGAAGCAGAGAAGGATATTATTCTGCTTTAGCTGAATTAACTTTATTTATGTCTATAATTTCTTTAGTTAATATGAATGGATACAGTTCATTTATGAATATACTCAATTTTAATAAAAACATTTGGAGTGATTATGGACTTTCTTTGATTTTAATAATAATTTCTTTATTTATGATTTTATTAACAGAAAATTCAAGAGTTCCAGTTGATGATCCAAAAACTCATTTAGAGCTCACAATGATTCATGAAGTTATGGTTCTTGATCATAGTGGACCAGATCTTGGTTTTATACATTTTGGTGCTAATTTAAAATTGATGTTTTATGCTGCATTCATTGCAAAATTATTAATGTTCTTTTCATTTAATAACTTTTATTTAGATACAATAATTTTTTATGGAATAATATTTTTAATTTATGTATTCATTGGCGTAATTGAATCTTTAATACCAAGATTTAAATTTGAAAAGGTTCCAAAATTTATTTTAACATCTTTTTCTTTATCAATTTTAGCCAATATATTAGTTAAGGGGTTTTTAAAATGA
- a CDS encoding proton-conducting transporter membrane subunit, with protein sequence MDIFFMSIFLILIGGTLPLFLTKKFNVMKFFSIGLISFGTIISLIESIFLLVKFNGNINFSYLKLPYFPIEFQINELSLFFISIISLIGFLSIIYSFSYLNNEKKSKNIAINYFFYSLLVISMMTVVLSNNLITFAFNWEIMSLSSFFLVIFEYNKEKVRRAGHMYFIFTHIGGMFIFASFGLIYAYTNSFSFDGISSLPENIKLIAFILSLIGFGSKAGLIPIHIWLPHAHPIAPSHVSAIMSGVMIKIGIYGILKMYLLLNTSITLIPYIVISIGVISGILGVVYALGQHNLKKLLAYHSVENIGIITMGIGVGMLGVTIKNPIITLLGFSGGLLHILNHSIFKSLLFLGAGSILHQTGIESIEEMGGFLKKMKVTSITFLIGSLAIAGLPPFNGFVSEFLIYFGVFNGMNLSNFPYVFSLIVILSLVMIGGLAIMCFTKVIGVVFLGTPKTNKAKNAKESNYFILIPMIILTIFCIFIGIFPSVFINNVFNIVNSFKLTQKVNIDLKIASNITFSSTLFIISLLIIYLIRKYFYKNKKIKNSTTWDCGYGYPTSKMQYTGSSYAHEILNFYKPFIKVEESIDEIKGIFPKGTMYESKTIDVSEYLIKKYIVNPILFISNKLRWIQHGDVHGYIAYIFIALTLFLIMGVIK encoded by the coding sequence ATGGACATTTTTTTTATGTCAATTTTTTTAATATTAATAGGTGGTACTTTACCATTATTTTTAACTAAAAAATTTAATGTAATGAAATTTTTTTCAATAGGTTTGATATCTTTTGGCACTATAATAAGTTTAATTGAATCAATTTTTTTGCTTGTAAAATTCAATGGAAATATAAATTTTTCATATTTAAAATTACCTTATTTTCCTATTGAATTTCAAATAAATGAATTATCTTTATTTTTTATTTCTATAATAAGTTTAATAGGTTTTTTATCAATAATATATAGTTTTTCATATTTAAATAATGAAAAAAAATCTAAAAATATTGCAATTAACTATTTTTTTTATTCATTGTTAGTTATTTCAATGATGACAGTCGTTTTGTCAAATAATTTGATTACTTTTGCGTTCAATTGGGAAATAATGTCTTTGTCTTCTTTTTTTCTTGTTATTTTTGAATATAATAAAGAAAAAGTAAGAAGAGCTGGTCATATGTATTTTATATTTACGCACATTGGAGGAATGTTCATATTTGCTTCATTTGGTTTAATTTATGCTTATACAAATTCATTTTCATTCGATGGAATTTCAAGTTTACCTGAAAATATAAAATTAATAGCATTTATACTTTCTTTAATCGGATTTGGTTCTAAAGCAGGACTTATACCTATACATATTTGGTTACCTCATGCACATCCTATAGCTCCAAGTCATGTATCTGCAATTATGTCTGGAGTAATGATTAAAATAGGTATATATGGAATACTAAAAATGTATTTGTTATTAAATACAAGCATAACTTTGATACCTTATATTGTAATATCAATTGGAGTAATTTCTGGTATTTTGGGGGTTGTTTATGCATTAGGACAACATAATTTAAAAAAATTGTTAGCATATCATAGTGTAGAAAATATTGGAATTATTACAATGGGTATTGGTGTTGGAATGTTGGGTGTTACAATAAAAAATCCTATTATTACATTACTTGGTTTTAGTGGGGGTTTATTACATATATTAAATCATTCAATATTTAAATCTTTATTATTTTTAGGTGCTGGATCTATTTTACATCAAACAGGAATTGAATCAATTGAAGAAATGGGTGGTTTTTTAAAAAAAATGAAAGTAACTTCAATTACATTTTTAATTGGCTCACTGGCAATAGCAGGATTACCACCATTTAATGGATTTGTAAGTGAATTTTTAATATATTTTGGAGTATTTAATGGAATGAATTTATCAAACTTTCCATATGTTTTTTCATTGATTGTGATATTATCTCTTGTAATGATAGGAGGACTTGCAATAATGTGTTTTACAAAAGTAATTGGAGTGGTATTTTTAGGAACTCCAAAAACGAATAAAGCAAAAAATGCAAAAGAAAGTAATTATTTTATTTTAATTCCAATGATAATACTTACAATTTTTTGTATTTTTATAGGAATTTTTCCTTCAGTTTTTATAAATAATGTTTTTAATATAGTTAATAGTTTTAAATTAACTCAAAAAGTTAATATTGATTTAAAAATAGCTTCTAATATAACTTTTTCAAGTACACTTTTTATCATTTCTTTATTGATTATTTATTTAATAAGAAAGTATTTTTATAAAAATAAAAAAATTAAAAATAGCACTACTTGGGATTGTGGATATGGTTATCCTACATCTAAAATGCAATATACTGGAAGTTCTTATGCTCATGAAATACTAAATTTTTATAAACCTTTTATAAAAGTAGAAGAAAGTATAGATGAAATAAAAGGAATCTTTCCTAAAGGAACTATGTATGAATCAAAGACAATAGATGTTTCAGAATATTTAATAAAAAAGTATATTGTCAATCCAATTTTATTTATATCTAATAAATTAAGATGGATACAACATGGTGATGTTCATGGATACATAGCATATATTTTTATAGCATTAACATTGTTTTTGATAATGGGGGTTATTAAATGA
- a CDS encoding ATP-binding protein has product MTKSFKNKIIFISITLLFLALIIELFISFYGIKKLADNSEKELKIGMQNIYKEYYTNYLNSASNLIESKIKNIFENQAIAGSILQEYFDNNEDFKEITKTMIKNDYSKDKLKFNGRWYQNDSTQNTVVLVQRYCLNKDNSIRDDVLQQIHDTSILNLVLPAIYNNSSNLLWIYFSGRKNGSFMRIYPWNDVGNAMDKVYPAHTDVPNWEAFNPGLVEQFEEKRKNNSNLPLKDFSIIKGPTQDGGTGKIIMTLNYPIWDKARKKFEGSLSVDVTIQQIIDYIKEFKVVKNGFGFISQSNGNVFAINDMGIKTLGLKGEKESTIYGKKGVGYNPMKRYFKDSKYESIKNLSLTSSSAKTVFKNIVINNKKYILVMKNLNSFNTWNKNKGFYKESWTLGFFLPEESLYQTLVNSQNTINSSTQNILKYQTTIIVILVFIIGIILYYVLSKSTKNLEYLVDATQSISKGNYDFKLDIKSKDEFGKLGSSFNKMKDEIKESFKKIETQNAELKKLNDELEFKVLERTKSLNNLLEKYQKTQKQLVETEKMASLGKIVAGVAHEINTPLGISVTTVSHLKDKTKSLEKDFLNNELKKSTFENYIKDTLEISDITMFNLRRASELIQKFKKVSVETSNDIKTNFNLKDYINNTILILNKKLKQKNIEVLIKGKNIELKGYPGDWYQIINNLIMNSIIHGFENKKNGKISISFEEIENNIELIYIDNGSGIEKEIIDKIFEPFFTTKMGKGGSGLGLNLIYNLVTQKMKGSIKCESEIGKGVKFIINIPKNI; this is encoded by the coding sequence ATGACTAAGAGTTTTAAAAATAAAATAATATTTATATCAATAACTTTACTTTTTTTAGCATTAATAATAGAGCTTTTTATATCATTTTATGGAATAAAAAAATTAGCTGATAATTCAGAAAAAGAATTAAAGATTGGTATGCAAAATATTTATAAAGAATATTATACTAATTACTTAAATAGCGCTTCAAACTTAATTGAAAGCAAAATAAAAAATATCTTTGAAAATCAAGCAATTGCAGGAAGTATTTTACAAGAATACTTTGACAATAATGAAGATTTTAAAGAAATAACAAAAACTATGATTAAGAATGATTACTCTAAAGATAAGTTAAAGTTCAATGGAAGATGGTATCAAAATGATTCAACTCAAAATACAGTTGTCCTTGTTCAAAGATACTGTTTAAATAAAGATAACAGTATAAGAGATGATGTTTTACAACAGATACATGATACTTCTATTTTAAATTTAGTATTACCAGCTATTTATAATAATAGTTCAAATCTTCTTTGGATATATTTTTCAGGAAGAAAAAATGGATCTTTTATGAGAATATATCCATGGAATGATGTTGGAAATGCAATGGATAAAGTTTATCCTGCTCATACAGACGTGCCAAATTGGGAAGCATTTAATCCAGGACTTGTTGAACAGTTTGAAGAAAAAAGAAAAAATAATTCAAATCTACCTTTAAAAGATTTTTCAATTATTAAAGGACCAACACAAGATGGAGGAACAGGAAAAATAATAATGACCTTAAACTATCCAATTTGGGATAAAGCAAGAAAAAAATTTGAAGGATCTTTAAGTGTTGATGTTACCATACAACAAATAATTGATTATATTAAAGAGTTTAAAGTAGTAAAAAATGGGTTTGGTTTTATTTCACAGTCTAATGGAAATGTTTTTGCCATAAATGATATGGGAATAAAAACATTGGGTTTAAAAGGTGAAAAAGAATCTACAATATATGGAAAAAAAGGTGTAGGATATAATCCAATGAAAAGATATTTTAAAGACAGTAAATATGAGAGTATAAAGAATTTAAGCCTTACAAGTTCTTCAGCAAAAACTGTATTTAAAAATATAGTAATAAATAATAAAAAGTATATTCTTGTTATGAAAAATTTGAATTCATTCAATACATGGAATAAAAACAAAGGTTTTTACAAAGAAAGTTGGACTCTTGGATTTTTCTTACCTGAAGAGTCATTATACCAAACTTTAGTTAATTCACAAAACACAATAAATTCTTCTACTCAAAATATTTTAAAATATCAAACAACGATTATTGTAATTTTAGTTTTTATTATTGGAATAATTCTATATTATGTTTTATCAAAATCAACTAAAAATTTAGAATATTTAGTGGATGCAACTCAAAGTATAAGTAAAGGTAATTATGACTTTAAATTAGATATAAAGTCAAAAGATGAATTTGGAAAGCTTGGAAGTTCTTTTAATAAAATGAAAGATGAGATAAAAGAAAGTTTTAAAAAAATTGAAACACAAAATGCTGAATTAAAAAAATTAAACGATGAATTAGAATTTAAAGTTTTAGAAAGAACAAAATCATTAAATAATCTTCTTGAAAAATATCAAAAAACCCAAAAGCAACTTGTTGAAACAGAAAAAATGGCATCACTTGGAAAAATAGTTGCTGGTGTAGCTCACGAAATAAATACACCTCTTGGAATAAGTGTAACTACAGTATCTCATCTCAAAGATAAAACAAAATCTTTAGAAAAAGATTTTTTAAATAATGAATTAAAAAAATCGACATTTGAAAATTATATAAAAGATACTTTAGAAATATCAGATATTACAATGTTTAACTTAAGACGTGCATCCGAATTAATACAAAAATTTAAAAAAGTATCTGTTGAAACTTCTAATGATATAAAAACAAACTTTAATTTAAAAGATTATATAAATAATACTATTTTAATTTTGAATAAAAAGTTAAAACAAAAAAATATAGAAGTCTTAATTAAGGGTAAAAATATAGAATTAAAAGGATATCCAGGAGATTGGTATCAAATAATAAATAATTTAATAATGAACAGTATAATTCATGGTTTTGAGAACAAAAAAAATGGAAAAATAAGTATAAGCTTTGAAGAAATAGAAAATAATATAGAATTAATTTATATTGATAATGGAAGTGGAATTGAAAAAGAAATAATTGATAAAATATTTGAACCATTTTTTACTACTAAAATGGGAAAGGGTGGTTCTGGATTAGGATTAAATCTTATATATAACTTAGTGACTCAAAAAATGAAAGGAAGTATAAAGTGTGAAAGTGAAATTGGTAAAGGAGTTAAATTCATTATAAATATTCCTAAAAATATATAA
- a CDS encoding YjjG family noncanonical pyrimidine nucleotidase, whose translation MFKNIKMIYFDLDHTLWDFEKNSRVCLGILYDKYLLKSNIDKNYFIDVYEKNNDILWEMYRKREIEVSKLKLKRFENTLDELNYPYENNLIKKLNENYINLLAEQDKTFDGTHEVLKYLKSKYEIGIITNGFKEIQFKKLKSANLDNFFKIIITSDSIGIPKPDKKIFDYAAKLSGFNHNEILYIGDDLQTDVISSKKAGFESIWFNYKKKNTSEDVFQIHSLLELLNLL comes from the coding sequence ATGTTTAAAAATATAAAAATGATTTACTTTGATCTTGATCATACACTTTGGGATTTTGAAAAAAATTCAAGAGTTTGTCTTGGTATTTTATATGATAAATATCTTTTGAAATCAAATATTGACAAAAATTATTTCATTGATGTTTATGAAAAAAATAATGATATACTGTGGGAAATGTATAGAAAAAGAGAAATAGAAGTTTCAAAATTAAAATTGAAAAGATTTGAAAATACTTTAGATGAATTAAATTATCCCTATGAAAATAATTTAATAAAAAAATTAAATGAAAATTATATTAATTTACTTGCTGAACAAGACAAAACCTTTGATGGAACACATGAAGTTTTAAAGTATTTAAAATCAAAGTACGAAATTGGAATAATAACAAATGGTTTTAAAGAAATACAATTTAAAAAACTAAAAAGTGCAAATCTTGATAATTTTTTTAAAATTATAATTACTTCTGATTCTATTGGAATTCCAAAACCTGATAAAAAAATTTTTGATTATGCTGCAAAGCTTTCTGGATTTAATCACAATGAAATTTTATATATAGGAGATGACCTACAAACTGATGTTATTTCCTCTAAAAAAGCAGGCTTTGAATCAATTTGGTTTAATTATAAAAAGAAAAACACATCCGAAGATGTGTTTCAAATTCATTCTTTATTAGAATTACTCAATCTTTTATAA
- the ribH gene encoding 6,7-dimethyl-8-ribityllumazine synthase, with protein MKLNIFEGNYKLSNEKVGIVISRFNSNITTELLEGAKDCLIRHGLNEKNIDVYYVPGSFEVPFLVKQLVKTKKYNGLIALSAVIRGETYHFEVVSNEISKGISQINLTSDIPITFGVITADTVEQALNRAGIKSGNKGFDAAMALVEMMNLNKIIKD; from the coding sequence ATGAAATTGAATATATTTGAAGGTAATTATAAGTTATCTAATGAAAAAGTTGGAATTGTAATTTCGAGATTTAATTCAAACATTACCACAGAACTTTTAGAAGGCGCAAAAGATTGTTTAATCAGACATGGATTAAATGAAAAAAATATAGACGTTTATTATGTTCCTGGAAGTTTTGAAGTTCCTTTTTTAGTAAAACAACTTGTAAAAACAAAAAAATATAATGGATTAATTGCACTTTCAGCAGTTATAAGAGGAGAAACATATCACTTTGAAGTTGTTTCAAATGAAATATCAAAGGGAATATCGCAAATAAACTTAACTTCGGATATTCCCATAACTTTTGGTGTAATTACAGCTGATACGGTTGAACAAGCATTGAATAGAGCTGGTATAAAGTCAGGAAACAAAGGATTTGATGCAGCAATGGCACTTGTTGAAATGATGAATTTAAATAAAATTATAAAAGATTGA